From one Lolium rigidum isolate FL_2022 chromosome 4, APGP_CSIRO_Lrig_0.1, whole genome shotgun sequence genomic stretch:
- the LOC124706314 gene encoding thylakoid membrane protein slr0575-like isoform X1, which produces MSVQCAAHAVRALAAFQAAPSSRRRVSHASVVPCRPRRAVAPVRAADSSPPAAPAPSSSSGAASDKPIVPDDDGFTLAKVSFGVIGLGVGGSLLSYGFGAYFNLLPGSEWSALMLTYGFPLTIIGMALKYAELKPVPCITYADAFALREQCATPILKQVRSDVTRYRYGDEQHLDEALKRIFQYGLGGGIPRRSAPILQKIQEEVTDDGKYCLVLEFEAKSLELSDFEKRQAKFTSFFGPGIKAEIGKGGDDLYEVRLISETT; this is translated from the exons ATGTCTGTGCAGTGCGCGGCGCACGCAGTCCGGGCGCTTGCCGCGTTCCAGGCGgccccctcctcccgccgccgggtGAGCCATGCATCCGTTGTGCCTTGCCGGCCCAGGCGCGCGGTTGCGCCGGTCCGAGCTGCGGATTCTTCGCCGCCTGCCGcacctgcgccgtcgtcgtcgtccggaGCAGCCAGCGACAAGCCCATCGTACCCGACGACGACGGGTTCACCCTCGCCAAG GTTTCTTTTGGCGTGATTGGGCTAGGGGTTGGTGGCTCCCTCCTGTC ATATGGATTTGGGGCGTATTTCAATCTTCTCCCCGGTTCAGAGTGGTCTGCTCTGATGCTAACCTACGGGTTTCCTCTCACAATCATCGGCATGGCCTTAAAG TATGCTGAACTGAAACCAGTGCCCTGCATAACCTATGCTGATGCTTTCGCTCTAAGAGAACAGTGTGCTACCCCTATCCTCAAGCAG GTCAGGAGTGATGTTACACGTTATAGATATGGTGATGAGCAGCACCTTGATGAAGCGCTAAAGCGGATCTTTCAATATGGTTTG GGTGGTGGCATTCCAAGACGTAGTGCACCTATATTACAAAAAATTCAAGAAGAA GTAACTGATGATGGGAAATACTGTTTAGTACTTGAATTCGAAGCCAAATCGCTGGAGCTATCTGATTTTGAGAAAAGACAG GCAAAATTCACCTCCTTTTTTGGTCCTGGAATTAAGGCAGAAATTG GAAAAGGTGGTGATGATCTGTACGAAGTGCGGCTTATCTCGGAGACTACTTAG
- the LOC124706314 gene encoding thylakoid membrane protein slr0575-like isoform X2 → MSVQCAAHAVRALAAFQAAPSSRRRVSHASVVPCRPRRAVAPVRAADSSPPAAPAPSSSSGAASDKPIVPDDDGFTLAKVSFGVIGLGVGGSLLSYGFGAYFNLLPGSEWSALMLTYGFPLTIIGMALKYAELKPVPCITYADAFALREQCATPILKQVRSDVTRYRYGDEQHLDEALKRIFQYGLGGGIPRRSAPILQKIQEVTDDGKYCLVLEFEAKSLELSDFEKRQAKFTSFFGPGIKAEIGKGGDDLYEVRLISETT, encoded by the exons ATGTCTGTGCAGTGCGCGGCGCACGCAGTCCGGGCGCTTGCCGCGTTCCAGGCGgccccctcctcccgccgccgggtGAGCCATGCATCCGTTGTGCCTTGCCGGCCCAGGCGCGCGGTTGCGCCGGTCCGAGCTGCGGATTCTTCGCCGCCTGCCGcacctgcgccgtcgtcgtcgtccggaGCAGCCAGCGACAAGCCCATCGTACCCGACGACGACGGGTTCACCCTCGCCAAG GTTTCTTTTGGCGTGATTGGGCTAGGGGTTGGTGGCTCCCTCCTGTC ATATGGATTTGGGGCGTATTTCAATCTTCTCCCCGGTTCAGAGTGGTCTGCTCTGATGCTAACCTACGGGTTTCCTCTCACAATCATCGGCATGGCCTTAAAG TATGCTGAACTGAAACCAGTGCCCTGCATAACCTATGCTGATGCTTTCGCTCTAAGAGAACAGTGTGCTACCCCTATCCTCAAGCAG GTCAGGAGTGATGTTACACGTTATAGATATGGTGATGAGCAGCACCTTGATGAAGCGCTAAAGCGGATCTTTCAATATGGTTTG GGTGGTGGCATTCCAAGACGTAGTGCACCTATATTACAAAAAATTCAAGAA GTAACTGATGATGGGAAATACTGTTTAGTACTTGAATTCGAAGCCAAATCGCTGGAGCTATCTGATTTTGAGAAAAGACAG GCAAAATTCACCTCCTTTTTTGGTCCTGGAATTAAGGCAGAAATTG GAAAAGGTGGTGATGATCTGTACGAAGTGCGGCTTATCTCGGAGACTACTTAG